TGCAACTTGAAAAGAACGTATTCCTCCAACTAATATCAAAGGAACCTTTAGGCTTTCTTTATATAATTTTGCAGCATCCCGATAATAAACTTCTTCTTCTGGTCGGTCGATTCTACCAATTCTTGAATAGGAATATTTGCTAATCGAACTTCCTCCGCTTAATTCAATTGCATCAATTCCCGCTTTTTCCAAAAGTAATGAAACCTGCACCATTTCAACCGGTGCAAATCCTCCATCTAAAAAATCGTCTGAATTTAATTTTATGGTAATTGCAAATTTATTACCCAATTCATTCCTGATTGCATTTATTATCTCTAATATTATCCGAGCCCGATTTTCTATCTTTCCTCCATAATTATCTCTTCTTTTATTAAAAAATGGAGAAAGAAACTGGTTTAATAAAAACCCATGCGCACCATGTATTTGAATACCATCAAAACCGGCTTTCTTTGCTCTTACTGCAGCAGCTGTAAAATCATTAACCGTCTGCTCGATTTCATGAATGGTTATCTCTCTGCAGCTATATCCCTTAATTTCAAGTGGACTTGGTCCGACTGGCCTTCCCCTATTTGATCTACTGTTTGCTCGTCCACCGGCATGACTGATCTGCATAATTATCTTACTACCTTCTTCATGAACTTTTTTAACCATTTTCTGGTAGCTAACTATCAGGTTATCATCATAAATACCCAGTTGCCCATTCCCTGCCTGTCCTATAGGATTTACATAGGAATGGCTGCTGATAATTAATCCAACCTCTCCCCTGGCTAAATCTAATATCATTTCGCTTATTCTATTGTTACAGGAACCATCCGGGTTGGCCAGACCTTCCCAGGTAGCACTTCGA
Above is a window of Atribacterota bacterium DNA encoding:
- a CDS encoding NADH:flavin oxidoreductase gives rise to the protein MPIKKLFEKTEINQVVLKNRFVRSATWEGLANPDGSCNNRISEMILDLARGEVGLIISSHSYVNPIGQAGNGQLGIYDDNLIVSYQKMVKKVHEEGSKIIMQISHAGGRANSRSNRGRPVGPSPLEIKGYSCREITIHEIEQTVNDFTAAAVRAKKAGFDGIQIHGAHGFLLNQFLSPFFNKRRDNYGGKIENRARIILEIINAIRNELGNKFAITIKLNSDDFLDGGFAPVEMVQVSLLLEKAGIDAIELSGGSSISKYSYSRIGRIDRPEEEVYYRDAAKLYKESLKVPLILVGGIRSFQVA